The Setaria viridis chromosome 9, Setaria_viridis_v4.0, whole genome shotgun sequence sequence ACTCGCCGTTCTTGCAGCTgcccagcggcagcggcggtggcggcgggctaGGCGCGGTGGACTGGAACTTCTTTGCCGAGCCGGACCCCACGTTCTTTCTGCCGGACTTTGGACACGCCGAGATAGCCGGTGCTGCCGGCATCACCGGACACCCCAAGGGCGCAAGTCCGGCCGACATCGCACACAAGATTATCAAGCAGGTTTGGAAACCATCGATGATCTCCAGGTTCTCTCCGATGCACATTATTCATTGTTTGATACCGATCGATCAAGGCGTGTAGAAATGTAGGTCGATCCTGAACGACTGAAACTGAAAGTCCAGAGTATGGTGTAGTTGATCTCCGAGCCAAAGATCACGGAGATGGTCTTTGTGTTGATGGCAGATTGTTTTGATTCTCATCCTAAACCTTTGATGCAGCTATTTACGTCTTCATGGTGTTTTCAGTTATCAGACGATCCTCGTGATTCTCGGACCTGTGTGGATCATGCTGTTGACGCTTTCTTTTCCTCACGATGTTCCATCTGTTTCTTGATTTTTGGAGTGGCTGGCCTTACATTGTTCTTGCCTTGTGCAGGTTGAGTACCAATTCAGCGACACTAATTTGGTTGCTAATGATTTCTTGACGAAGATTATGAACAAGGATCCTGAGGGCTATGGTGAGTGACAACAATTAATTCTTTAATCCATGATCCATAATTCCACACGCATATGTTccctttttttaagaaaatatcATATGACCCTAAATACAAGATCATCAAAGAGAAAGGACTTCACAGAAAACTAAATGTGCGTTCACCGTTTTGACCAGTTCCTTTGTCTGTTATCTCATCCTGGAAGAAGATCAAGGCTATGGGGGTGACAAACCAACTGCTGGTTAGGGCTCTTCGGACCTCCGAAAAGCTCGTAAGCCGGCCGTCGCTAACTTAGCTTCTTGCAACAAATGGTAACAATGTAGTATCATGAAACACTTCCGAGTTTAATTTCTTGGCTTCATCAGGTTGTCAGCGACGACGGCAGGAGAGTGCGACGGGCGCAGCCATTCACCGAGAGGCACAAAGAAGAGCTGCAGGTCAGTAATTCCGAGAATGACGAAGTTTCGGTTCCTGAAATGGAAACTGCTGCATCAGCCATCCAAAGACTAAACCCTGACTCGTGCAGTCCCGGATGGTCATCGCGGAGAATTTTCCAGATGATTCCACGAGGAACAGCCTCGAGAAGATCTTCGGTGTCATTGGCAGGTCAGAAAACTCAGAACACACATCTGCTCTCTGATCTCCATGTGACCTGTAGTGTATATGCGATGTACCGCCGCTTAACCGTATACCACGCAATGCAACGAGTTTACAGTGTGAAGAACATCAGAATCTGTCATCCGCAAGAGCCCAGCTCTGCAAGATCTTCAAAGTCTGACGCAAACGCATTGCTAGTCAGTAACAAGGTACTCAGTACTCGCACACTTATTTCTTTGAACTTCAGTACTCACACGCTTTGCAGAAGCAGACATTGATGCGTATAAGCCGTTCTTCAAATTCAGTTTTCTTTTTGTCTCGTTCCTCTGAAAATTTGGCTGTCTGTTCTGTCACAGTTGCATGCCCTTATAGAGTACGAGACCTCGCAGCAAGCCGAGAGAGCAGTAAGTCAAATTCAGACATGAAACTTGAAAGTATTTGGAATCTGCTGTAGCTCATTTGGGCCTTCGGAATTTGTTTGTGTTTTGTCAGGTGTACAGGTTGAACGATGGGAGAAACTGGAGGAAGGGCCTCCGCGTGCGCGCGGTGCTGCGACGATCGGTAATTTACTGAAGCTCCTCATCCAGTCATCAACGGTAGTTGTCCCATTTCAGAACTGATCACTGAACTTGGCATGCTTGTTGGCACCCATTGAACTCACCGCAGCCCAAGTCAGTAACACGTCTGAAGCGGCTGGACTTGGAccacctcgccgcctccgacgaGGAGCGCTCGCGGGACTCCCCGACGGCAGCGGCGCACTTGCCTGACCATAGCGTAAGCCGAAACGCCACGCCCCGGCACGCACCATGTCTACCCCTAACTAACGTGCGATTGCCTTCACCTTGATCGGCAGCAGGAGGACCAGCACGCCGCCGGCTCCAAGAAGCCTTGGGGCAGCGGCCGGGGCAGGCAGCACGCTGGCGCCAACGCGGCGCCGCAGACAACGCACTCCACCGCGGGCGCGGCCTGGCATTTGGATTCCTTCGCGGCGAGCCCCCGGCACGCGCCGCAGGGGCCGAGGATGCCCGACGGCACGCGCGGGTTCAACATGGGGCGGGGCAGGCCGTCGCCGGCCGTGgcagcggctgctgctgctgtccgggtCGTGTAGGTGGCCAGCTCTGCCGTGACGTCTGACTGACTGATCGGCCAGATTTGTTGGTTAGTTGGTTTGGAGGGATAGGTGTAAGTGGCcgtgttttgtttttttttcctttttttgtttgtttgtttctagttctttttttctttttgaataaaTCGTTTTGATTTTGTTTTGGTGAATAATATGGTATTCTTATGTTGGTATAACTGTTGGAGGAGGacagagaaaaaaaggaacagaTGCGATTATAAAAGAATTATTACCTTCATCCTAAAATATAAGGGATTCTCGTGAGGGAACATAACTTTGTTGAAAGAAAATAAGAACTAGAaataaagaagaagatagaaatAGAACTGAAAGATGCGTGCAAAGAAGATGAGAACCGGAAACTAGCCTCTTGGAACACTAGCGAAGTGAGCTAAGGTGCTCTCCCCTACGTGAGAAGCACCATCTttcttgagaaaaaaaagagggaacAGCTATTGTTTCAAGATTACTGCCTTGCTTCCCTGAGAGAGCTAAATTGACTCTCCTAAGGGCACCTGAGATACTCTCTTTGGTGATGTCCACGTAGGATATTAGTGATGTCCACGTAGGATATAGTAAGTACGGTAGATTAACCGTCTAATGGTCTTACTATAGCACAGTTAATGTGGGATCCACGTGTTAGTAATTGTTTAATCCTCtcatcccctccctccctcctctcttctccgTCTCTCAActctctccgccaccgccgagccGCATGGCGTCGCGGCCATGGAGCCCCGACGACCTGCGTCTTCCTCCATGCACTCCGACCGCTTGCGCCCGCGTCCATCCCCACGCTGCCGCCGGCTGAGCTCCGCGTCGCCCGCAGCAGCCATCCCGCGCTCCGGCGACGGTCCCTCCGCTGCTGTCATCCGCGAGGAAGGAAGGTGAAAAGGGGCGGGCAAGGAAACCTGCACTTGAGTGGGCCCGCTATCATTGTATTCCGTGCTATCGGCTTACGCTGAGTGTATGGACgttttcctctctctctattTCTCTTTCCTTTCCTACGTGGAACAGCTTATCTACACCCATTGCGGGTGCCCTAAGGTGGCAATGCAAGTTTATTGATGCTTGTGTTGTCTAGGCGAGGCGAGGCTAGGGAAGCTTGAGTAGAAGCCAAACGGACCTTTTATCTTTAGTTTATGTGCTAATGTGCCTTCGTCAACCATAGTTCTCCTGCTCGGAACAAATAATTCATAGGCGCCGGAATGATTCATGATAATGACCCGAAATGTTTTTGATAAGTTTCATGACTCGTCCCTAATAATTTCGTTTAAGCTGCCCGCCGATCATTtacttttttaagaaaatataCCTTGGCACTTATTTCATTAAGAGAAATTGAGATTAAAAGCAGTAGTGATCTAGTATTCTGTACGCAGTTCACGCAAGGAGAGTTCCCGTGTACAGCACCGGCCGGCCCGCAGCCTAGCCGGCTTTGCATTGGTCACGGCGGACGACGCTGGCGATCGCGTCGCCAACTCGCGATGTGCCTGTGCTGTGCCACATTATCCGGATCGACGTTGGACGGAGCCACGTCGTCTGCGTGCCCCAAGTGGAGGCGGTGCTGTCTGTGCATGCCATGCGGTGAACGCGCAGAGAACGTACACGAGCAACTACCCAGCCGGGCGGTACTGTACAGTACTCCACGCACGTACGTGAGGTGCCACGTTTCTCTTAGAATGAGATATTCCCTCCATTTTCAGCAATATATAATGTTTTTGGACAGCGATGGAGATTCGGGATCCATTATACGTACGTAACAATAATATATCGTCTATACTTGGAATATAGGTTAAAGataatttaggaaataaaaataaaaaggatcCGTATTTCAATTTTGAACTATCACGCCCATCTTAAATTCCACACTACATATTTTCACCGTATCCAAACCGAACACACTACCCTCCTACCTCGAGTTAGTTCCATCTGGCGATGTACACGTCATATGTCTCGGAGTGACATCACTTGCTGAGTCAATATCGTGGACCTAAATGACCTTCTTCCTCAACCCCTTTGCACTCCCTACCCCCTCCCAGAAATCCCTCACCCCTATCTGAAAACCCTACCTTGATGCGTAGCGGCGGCGGATCTACTTGGCAAGCACTCAAGACTAATCCGCCTTCGTCGTCTGCCACCACGCTAACCCGGCTTTGTGGGAGATGGCATCGTGACGCCCCCGCCTCAACACCACCCACCGGCTGCCCTCCGCcgaccgccaccaccgtcgGGCCGGCAACCTTCCTTGAGCTCCCTCTGCATCTAGCAACATAGGTAACCCCAATTCAAAACCCGAAACTCTAAAGCCCGTCACCGTAGCGCCCCGTCGACGTGGTCGCCGTTgttacttcctccattcttctTCTCGACATCAATCTCGTGCGCTTTGATTTTCCAAAACAAAAGTCCTTTCATTTTAGATTTTCCGTTCGTTTTTTCCCTTCGAAAGTTGGTGCTCGGGTTCATTGTTGGCTTTGCTGCCTTGCACATGCTGCATGCACACGAGCTTTCGGGCCGGTGTCGACACGCGAAATGCGCGTTGGCATCAGTACAGCACATGGTTCGACGGGCGTGGCTCTGGCTCTCACGGTCTCACCCATCCCACGCCTCACCTCAACGACGGTGACGCGGGCAGGTGGACAAGGACACGAGCAGCGGCTTGCCTGCGACACCTGTGGACGATCGACTTGCAGGAATGCAGTCTCCCTCTCCCACTCCTGTAGCTGCGCTGGTGACGACGCGTACAGTACCATTGCGAATTGCGATCAAGCGAGAAGAGGCAGCGAACCCTGCTGGCAGTCCCTTTGCCCTTCCTTCCCATCCCCGGCGCCTTCCGGTACCAAGTTTTCTACACTTTCTTCATGATGAGAAACTTTTGCCATTGCTCTTCCATTTCACTGATCACACCTCTCGTTCGGAGCCTCAATACAAGTATATAATTTTGAGCCCTATTTTGAGCTCTCGTTTTTTCAACTATGTGATTTTGCCCTTGAATACGATTTTGTTCCTGGTCATCGGTCAAAACAGAAGCAAATACGTAAAGATcaagggtaaaatcacaatGGCTTAgttgagggcaaaatcacaaagttagaAAAATGAGGATAAAAATacaattgcacttcaaagttttttcaaaaaaacagaCATCAGAACTTGCAGAGTGAATGGTTGTGCATGTTTGGAGAAAACAAAGTTACCATAAGCGTAttggggcctgttcgcttcagcttattcagccggcttatcagccaccaaacagtgtttttctctcacaacaaatcagccgtttcagcttttcagctggcttataagttgaagcgaacagggcCTTGGTTTGCTTTGAACAATATTGTTGGGAACTCTATTACTCTACCAGCATTTTTTTTCCActttttttcagatttttacTGAAGAACAGTTCCGTCGGCCACCTGACAGTGGCAGCTGCCATGGCCAGGGACGTGCCGCTCGTGGTTCAAGGAGTCATCTCGGCCACCGAACCCTCCAGCAACCTGGCTCACTTCCTCCTGCCCCGCGCAGAACGCGGCCGTCTCCCGgccccgccctcgccgccctgcAACGTCCGCCCCATCCGCCACGGCGAGCTCCAGGTGGAGTTCAAGGGCTGGCCCGTGGCCCCGGACCTGTGGAAGGTGTGGGTGGACAAGCTCCGGGCGCGGCACGAGCCCCTGTGGCGGGATGCCGGCATCCTCCACGCCATCCTCGCGACGACGTGCTGGGTGGGGCGGGACGACGGCACGCTGCTCCAGCTCGCCGCGTTCTGGTCCGGCGACACCAACACCTTCGTCTTCCCCTGGGGCGAGGCCACGGTGACGCTGGAGGACGTGGCCGTGCTCGCGGGCCTCCCCCTGCGCGGCGAGCCCGTGTGCAAGAAGCTCTATGGCTCGGCGCGCGGGGACGTCGACGCGCTGGAGGACGTGCGCTCCTCCCTGTGTCAGAGCAGCTGGAACGCCAAGCCCAGCCACGCCGCCTGGGCGAAGCACTTCTCCGAGCTCCCGCCGGAGGATGAGTTCGAGGTGCTCGAGCACGAGGGGTTCCTGGCCATGTGGCTGTCCCTCTTCGTGCTCCCGGTGCCGCCGTCCGACGAGGTCCGCCCGGAGGTGCTCCCCGTCGCGGCGAGGCTGGCGCGCGGCGGGACCGTggcgctcgcccccgccgcgctcgccaGCATCTACGCCGACCTCTCCGCGCTCAGGCGCCACGTCGTCAGCTCGGGCGAGAGGCAGCCGTTCGCGGCGTGGGCGCCGCTGGACACCCTCCAGCTGTGGGTCTGGGAGCGCTTCCCCGAGCTACgcccggaggaggcggcgaggagcacCCCTCCCCGTGACGCGCCGAGGGCTGTCCGCCGCTGGCACGACGCCCACAAGGTGTTCGACCCCAGGTACGTCCACGCGGTGCTCATGTCACCGGCGAAGTTCGAGTGGGCGCCCTACGGGAGCAGCGGCTTCGCTCCGCCGCCCGGGAGCTACGGCCGCCGGGCCATTGCGAGACGCACCGAGCTCCTATTGTTTGCGCATTGCTTGCGAGCTTGCGAGATGGTGGGCATGAACAGCATAGAGCAATACCGCCCGCACCGCGTGGCGAGGCAGCTGGGGTTCGATCAGGACGTGCCGGGAGCTGTTGCCCGCGCTAACTCGAATCAGTTTGCTGCGTGGGCAACGTACAAGATAGGGCTTGTGAAATTTTCCTTCATTGTTCCGAGCAACGAGCCGGCGGTGACCGCCGAGTATGAGCAGTGGTGGGAACCTTGCTCCAGGGCatgcgccaccgccgtcgctgAAGCTGCAAGGATGAAAGTTTCTATACTGACGCAAATTGCTGGGGATGTGAATGGTATGATGCCAGGATGGGTTCGGAATGCTGAGAAGAGATCAACCTTAAGGAGAGGGAAAAAGGTTTCGCAAGGTTCATCAGGTGCTGCCGCAACATTGTTGAGTGCAGTCGATGAACCTAGTGCATCGGTTGCTGAAAAGGAACGATCCAAATCTCTCCAGCAACAAAGTCAAGAGGAAGCACCACAGCCTGTTACCATGCCTGATGAACAGAATTCAGAACAAGCTCAAGTGCTGGCGCATCACCTTGTCAAGCAAACGCAATTTGGAGCTACAACATCCTCATTACTCAAGCCAAGTGAGGAAAGGCGGCCGGTCAGCACCGGAAACAATGAGCCTGCTGCTGCTCTAGAGGATCTCACTCTTCAACAAGAACCAGCTGATGGTGTTGCCGCTGTTAGAACAAATGCTGGTCTCTTACCAGGACCAACTGAGGAAACCCGGACTCGCGCTGTTACAGTAGAGATGGGTAAGAGAGCGCTAAAATACTCCTACTTCATTTCAGTTGAAATGCAAACCAGAATATCAGATAACGGAATAAGCTTATTGCATACCTTTTTTTCCCATTCCCTTTGACTCtgtctttccttttcttttgtagGAAATGGTGAGATATCCTCAAGCGACCCGGTTTTGGAGGTTGATAGGGTGCAAAAATATTGTGTTTCTGATCTTGCTGCTGCTCTGAAGAATATAGTTCTTCAACAAGAACCAGCTGACCCTCTTGCTGCTGTTACAACGGATGCTGGTCTCTTGCAAGAACCAACCGAAGAAACCCGGACTCGTGCTGTTACAGTAGAGATGGGTAAGAGAGCGCTAAGATACTCCTACACTCCTACTTCATTTCAGTTGAAATGCAAATCAGATAACAGAATAAGCTTACTGCATACCCTTTTTCCCATTCCCTTTGACTGTgtcttcccttttcttttgtaGGAAATGGTGAGATTTCCTCTAGCGACCCGGTTTTGGAGCATATACATCGTGTttctgagcttgctgctgctCTGAAGAATATCACTCTTCAACAAAAACCAGCTGACACAGTTGCTACTGTTAGAACAGATGCTGATCTCTTACAAGAACCAACCGATGAAACCCGGACTCGTGCTGTTACAAGCGAGATGTCCAAGAGAGCGCTCAAGGGAAAGTTTTCTTCACTGGAAGGTAATAACAAAGGAACTAATAACAATGTCTCATCACCAAACCAGCAGATGGAGTGTGCAGAATCCAATAAAAAGAGTTCAGGTATGAGCACCGAAGTCTCAGTCCTACTTCGttcagttttctttttcaagaagATACTCCTACTTCATTTCAGTTTAATACAAATCAGACAACAGAATGAGCTCTTAcacatgcctttttttttccccactCCCTTTGACTCtgcctttcctttttcttctgtaGGAAATGGTGGGACGTCCTCTAGCAGGCTGGCAGGTGAAAATACGGCTCCGGATAGCACTGAAGTTTGTACTAAAACACTCTATTATCTTCGTCGGTCGGATCGGACTGAAGATGCTTGGGCCAACGATGCAAATCGCAATGCTGATTTCTTTCATCCGAAGCAAGCGGTTGGGACGATGGAAATGATGGAGAAGGCATCAGCAATTCGACAGGCTGAAAGTTCTAAGTTGAGGGAAACAATTATGAAACAGATGGAAGAGATTCGGGCGCTAGAGGCGGCAGAGAAACAGGAGCGGCGCAATCTTAAAAAATAACTTGAGATGCAAGTGGTGATCTTGGTCATTTGCAAGACATCATATATCTCCCAGTGATATTTGTTCTGTAATAGGATTTACAAGGGTTGTGATACTTTATTTTGTGAACTGAAGATTTCAGTTGAGGTTCGTTTGCGCAGGTAAACAATTTTTTAGAAGGCTTGCTGTAAAGCAATGAAAGAAGCTGAAGACGTGTTGTTCGTCGTTTCAGCTGTAAACAATCGTCATCTAAAAACTTTGATCAGTTCTGTTTCGGTTCTTTTCCATGCGATTTTGCTATCTGGAGATGGCAGCACTGTTAATTTCTTAATTTTGCAAACTGGAATTCGCAATGCTCGTACTTTCTGTGGGGGATCAGCAAGGTTGCTAGTAAATCTGGTTCGTTTGCGATGACGATGGCGGTACTGCTAATTTGTTCAATTTGTAAGCTGGAATCCTTAGTGCTCCTACTTCTATCTTTAATATCAGTTGTGCTGATCTGTTTTTTCTCTAAAACTTGTAAACCACTATAGTTTTGATGGATCTTCGTTGAACTCCGATGCTTGTTAAAATTCCTGCCTTAGATTCTGGTTCGAAGTAcattacctttttttttaaaaacaaatggTATTTCAAGCAAATAGTAGATGATGCTGTAAATGCTGTATTAGTTCTGAATCTGATGACCATTTGTCTTATCCAAAAAATTACGTAagtattatttattttgtttgtggtTTACTTTATCATCAAAAGTATTTTAAcaccaatttatttttttcttatgtttgcaataaatttttgaataagacgaatgtTCAAATGTTACCAGAAAAAGTCAACGACGAATATTTGAGTAGAAGGTGGTCCAGTCCCTCTGACGGAATTTCATTGTCCGTCAGTATAAACTGATAAGTTCATTCCTGACAGTTTAAATTTAAAACACGAGTCCTCGGAGCCGCCTCAGGTGTGGACACCAATCAACGCCAACGGTCAGCGTAAACAAAGCCGGAGGCTTACCGAGGAAGCTTCCCTGCGTAGCATTTAACGAAGCCCCCAAAAAGCGTCTCCCCTTTCCTCTCGCCctcccacctcctccacccacGCCCCCCTGCTCCCCAAACCCCCAACGAaaccccaccgccggccaccgcaatggccgccggcgagcagccCCTGGTCGAGGAATCCACGGTCCCCATCGCCTCCGGCGCCGATCCCACCCTCCCCTGCGTCCGACCGGCACTCTTCCTGCGGCCCCGCGCCGGGGACGGCGCCCCTCTCCCGGCCCCGCCCGGCGACCCCGGCTCCGGCCCCGTCCGCGTCCGCGGGATCCAGGCGGAATTCAGGGGCTGGGCGTGCGTgccccggcggtggcgggagtgGGTGGACAAGCTCCGCCCGCGGCACGAGGCGCTGTGGCGGGAGCTCGGGATCCTCGGCGCCGTCCTCGCGAGCACGtgccggctgcggcggcgcaagCACGAGCGCGGGCTGCTCCAGCTCGCCGCCTTCTGGTCCGGAGACACCGGTACGTTCGTCTTCCCCTGGGGCGAGGCCACGGTCACCCTCGAGGACGTCGCCGCGCTCGCGGGCCTGCCGCTGCTCGGCGGCCCCGTGCGCGCGCCCGTGTCGGGCCAGCTGGAGAAGGACGTGGCCTCGATCCAGGCCGTCCTGGCCGTGCTGAACcggagcaag is a genomic window containing:
- the LOC117835286 gene encoding la-related protein 6C, with protein sequence MAQDGGERSSKASAGSSSGCSTPFRFNVHAREFVPVSPAASPMGASALAAVGYYSPFLQLPSGSGGGGGLGAVDWNFFAEPDPTFFLPDFGHAEIAGAAGITGHPKGASPADIAHKIIKQVEYQFSDTNLVANDFLTKIMNKDPEGYVPLSVISSWKKIKAMGVTNQLLVRALRTSEKLVVSDDGRRVRRAQPFTERHKEELQSRMVIAENFPDDSTRNSLEKIFGVIGSVKNIRICHPQEPSSARSSKSDANALLVSNKLHALIEYETSQQAERAVYRLNDGRNWRKGLRVRAVLRRSPKSVTRLKRLDLDHLAASDEERSRDSPTAAAHLPDHSQEDQHAAGSKKPWGSGRGRQHAGANAAPQTTHSTAGAAWHLDSFAASPRHAPQGPRMPDGTRGFNMGRGRPSPAVAAAAAAVRVV
- the LOC117835287 gene encoding uncharacterized protein, encoding MARDVPLVVQGVISATEPSSNLAHFLLPRAERGRLPAPPSPPCNVRPIRHGELQVEFKGWPVAPDLWKVWVDKLRARHEPLWRDAGILHAILATTCWVGRDDGTLLQLAAFWSGDTNTFVFPWGEATVTLEDVAVLAGLPLRGEPVCKKLYGSARGDVDALEDVRSSLCQSSWNAKPSHAAWAKHFSELPPEDEFEVLEHEGFLAMWLSLFVLPVPPSDEVRPEVLPVAARLARGGTVALAPAALASIYADLSALRRHVVSSGERQPFAAWAPLDTLQLWVWERFPELRPEEAARSTPPRDAPRAVRRWHDAHKVFDPRYVHAVLMSPAKFEWAPYGSSGFAPPPGSYGRRAIARRTELLLFAHCLRACEMVGMNSIEQYRPHRVARQLGFDQDVPGAVARANSNQFAAWATYKIGLVKFSFIVPSNEPAVTAEYEQWWEPCSRACATAVAEAARMKVSILTQIAGDVNGMMPGWVRNAEKRSTLRRGKKVSQGSSGAAATLLSAVDEPSASVAEKERSKSLQQQSQEEAPQPVTMPDEQNSEQAQVLAHHLVKQTQFGATTSSLLKPSEERRPVSTGNNEPAAALEDLTLQQEPADGVAAVRTNAGLLPGPTEETRTRAVTVEMGNGEISSSDPVLEVDRVQKYCVSDLAAALKNIVLQQEPADPLAAVTTDAGLLQEPTEETRTRAVTVEMGNGEISSSDPVLEHIHRVSELAAALKNITLQQKPADTVATVRTDADLLQEPTDETRTRAVTSEMSKRALKGKFSSLEGNNKGTNNNVSSPNQQMECAESNKKSSGNGGTSSSRLAGENTAPDSTEVCTKTLYYLRRSDRTEDAWANDANRNADFFHPKQAVGTMEMMEKASAIRQAESSKLRETIMKQMEEIRALEAAEKQERRNLKK